The Musa acuminata AAA Group cultivar baxijiao chromosome BXJ1-3, Cavendish_Baxijiao_AAA, whole genome shotgun sequence genome window below encodes:
- the LOC135616768 gene encoding pentatricopeptide repeat-containing protein At5g39710-like: MAGLRPHGQPSTGALDTGAASNHHLLAEKALTYLRHGCPLDSLAAAYTPEAAAHALLLAQPHRPLLLAFLRWATPLPFFSASLRPQSLALHLLSRLRRLPAALSLARRLASRFPLAALFDSLASTLPLLRPPPPSPSAAFDLLIRSYSSLFLVPQAISALSLTKDAGFSPALLSYNSILDAMFRSGRTHPRTVEMFLADMTSSGVSPNVYTYNILIRGFCSWGELNRASSLFSEMALAGCSPNVVTYNTLIDGLCKSGKVDDARMLLMTMKENGLKPNLVTCNSIVNGLCHKGQVKESSKFVDEMVREGLVPNVITYNTLVNGYCREGDVHRALLLQAEMAHKGVAPDVVTYTTLVNAMCKAGNLRRAMELVSQMKERALRLNEETFTTLIDGFCKKGFLDDALLIMKQMKESGIRLSVVTYNALINGYCLLGRMDEALKIIREDMETNGFMPDVVTYNTILSGYCRNGDINLAFQFNQEMLDKGILPDAITYSSLIRGLCEGKRLDDACKLFQKMLSLGICPDNYTYTTLIDGHCKEGELKKAFLLHDEMIKKGILPDVVTYSVLINGLQKAARTKEAKRLLLRMCHDESVPDSVTYDILIDCCGKVEFKSLLSLLKGFCMKGLMNEADEVFNSIAERNWKPDATAYNIVIHGHCRAGNVHRAVSLYEDMLQAGFLPNAITAISLIKGLSQFGTNEKLDQIIQQLLGGSLPTYSQKSKVLVEVNHKDGNMDAVLDALTDLAKDGLLPNGGELKG; encoded by the coding sequence ATGGCAGGGTTGCGTCCCCATGGGCAGCCGTCCACCGGTGCCCTCGACACCGGCGCTGCTTCTAACCACCACCTCCTCGCGGAGAAGGCCCTCACCTACCTCAGGCACGGGTGCCCCCTTGACTCCCTCGCCGCCGCCTACACGCCGGAGGCCGCCGCCCACGCCCTCCTCCTTGCCCAGCCCCACCGCCCGCTCCTCCTCGCCTTCCTCCGCTGGGCCACGCCTCTCCCCTTTTTTTCCGCCTCCCTCCGCCCCCAGTCCCTCGCCCTCCACCTCCTCTCCCGTCTTCGCCGCCTTCCCGCCGCCCTTTCCCTCGCCCGCCGCCTCGCCTCCCGCTTCCCCCTCGCCGCCCTCTTCGACTCCCTCGCCTCCACCCTTCCCCTCCTCCGCCCCCCTCCTCCGTCTCCCTCCGCCGCCTTCGACCTGCTTATCAGGTCATACTCCTCCCTCTTCCTTGTCCCGCAAGCCATCTCCGCCCTCTCCCTCACCAAAGATGCTGGCTTTTCCCCTGCCCTTCTCTCCTATAACTCCATCCTCGACGCCATGTTCCGTTCTGGTCGAACCCATCCTCGAACTGTTGAAATGTTCCTCGCCGACATGACTAGCTCCGGCGTTTCCCCGAATGTCTACACCTACAACATACTTATTAGAGGCTTCTGTTCATGGGGCGAACTGAATCGTGCGTCATCTCTCTTCTCTGAGATGGCGCTCGCAGGGTGTTCGCCAAATGTTGTCACATACAACACTCTAATTGATGGTCTCTGCAAGTCGGGGAAGGTTGACGATGCACGCATGCTGCTGATGACGATGAAGGAGAATGGGCTTAAGCCTAATTTGGTTACCTGTAATTCAATCGTCAACGGGCTGTGCCACAAGGGTCAGGTGAAGGAGTCGAGCAAATTTGTCGATGAGATGGTGAGAGAAGGATTGGTCCCTAATGTCATTACGTATAATACACTTGTCAATGGATACTGCAGGGAGGGAGACGTGCATCGAGCTCTCCTACTGCAAGCAGAGATGGCTCACAAGGGGGTGGCCCCTGATGTTGTCACATACACTACATTGGTCAACGCAATGTGTAAAGCTGGGAACTTGAGGAGagcaatggagcttgtcagccaaATGAAAGAACGAGCGCTTAGGCTTAATGAGGAAACTTTCACAACTTTGATCGATGGTTTCTGCAAGAAGGGGTTCCTGGATGATGCACTCTTGATCATGAAACAAATGAAGGAGAGTGGAATTAGGCTTTCTGTTGTGACTTATAATGCTTTGATTAATGGGTATTGTCTGTTGGGAAGAATGGATGAAGCATTGAAGATTATTCGAGAAGATATGGAAACAAATGGGTTTATGCCAGATGTAGTTACTTACAATACGATTTTGAGTGGGTACTGTAGGAATGGAGATATTAATCTGGCATTTCAGTTTAATCAAGAGATGCTTGACAAGGGTATCTTGCCTGATGCTATTACTTACTCTTCACTTATTAGGGGTCTTTGTGAAGGAAAAAGACTGGATGATGCATGCAAGCTTTTTCAGAAGATGTTGAGTTTGGGTATATGTCCTGACAACTATACATACACCACACTGATTGATGGCCACTGCAAGGAGGGGGAACTGAAGAAGGCTTTCCTTCTTCATGATGAAATGATAAAGAAAGGGATCCTTCCGGATGTCGTGACTTATAGTGTGCTTATAAATGGCCTCCAAAAAGCAGCTCGGACAAAGGAAGCAAAACGACTCCTGCTTAGGATGTGCCATGATGAGTCTGTTCCTGATAGTGTTACATACGACATACTGATTGATTGTTGTGGCAAAGTAGAGTTTAAGAGTTTGTTGTCGCTTCTAAAgggtttctgtatgaaagggttgATGAATGAAGCTGATGAGGTATTCAACTCTATAGCAGAAAGGAATTGGAAGCCTGATGCTACTGCATATAACATTGTTATTCATGGACACTGTAGAGCAGGAAATGTTCATAGGGCGGTTAGCCTATATGAAGATATGCTACAGGCTGGTTTTCTTCCAAATGCAATTACTGCTATTTCTCTTATTAAGGGTCTTTCCCAGTTCGGAACAAATGAGAAACTGGATCAAATAATTCAACAGCTATTGGGAGGTTCTTTGCCAACATATTCTCAAAAATCAAAGGTTCTTGTTGAAGTGAACCACAAGGATGGGAACATGGACGCTGTGTTGGATGCTTTGACTGACTTGGCAAAGGATGGACTTCTTCCTAATGGTGGTGAACTAAAAGGATGA
- the LOC135616754 gene encoding uncharacterized protein LOC135616754, with product MDSGNSSSLQSSSGGDDDFDCRVDSLSAFFHSSPAAAAALPPSRSPPPLSSSYDGHHFFDDSSLPYLDSSAPLLPIGSSTTAPWPRHLIPSSSNCITAATAAAASLGAHPVATSLLSSSSMQPQLEQPIAAAAAAAAPRSSKKRSRASRRAPTTVLTTDTSNFRAMVQEFTGIPSPPFSVASTSPFARSRFDLYYPADAPPPHFLLRPLPKKLQAPPSFTTNPISSLPPPRPLSTTNTAAASANTKIPTDDSNYRSPSHDLGLAGGQRQPLVSHQSPILNFQSLLQPSQLQAKYTLPAIAASYNAKLHITPSDAYKAHELGGLPPGLIGSEALHSSWTDGGADLAHLRPTAIDDYLDSQLRVGSGWKPNYSASGPPSEFTGDKVSGSVVATRGEGMVESWIHYSD from the coding sequence ATGGACTCAGGAAACAGCAGCAGCCTCCAGTCCTCCAGCGGCGGAGACGACGACTTCGACTGCCGCGTCGACTCCCTCTCCGCCTTCTTCCACTCCTCCCCAGCAGCTGCCGCCGCCCTCCCGCCTTCCCGGTCACCACCACCACTCTCCTCCTCCTACGACGGCCACCACTTCTTCGACGACTCATCTCTCCCCTACCTGGACTCCTCAGCCCCGCTCCTTCCCATCGGCTCCTCCACCACCGCCCCTTGGCCACGCCACCTCATCCCCAGCTCCTCCAATTGCAtcaccgccgccaccgccgcagCAGCCTCACTCGGGGCCCATCCCGTGGCTACTAGCCtgttgtcgtcgtcgtcgatgCAACCACAACTCGAGCAGCCCATCGCCGCCGCTGCAGCGGCGGCGGCGCCAAGGAGCTCGAAGAAGCGCTCCAGGGCCTCACGACGGGCCCCTACCACCGTGCTCACCACCGACACCTCCAACTTCCGCGCCATGGTCCAAGAATTCACCGGCATACCCTCCCCTCCCTTCTCCGTCGCCTCTACGTCCCCTTTCGCGCGATCTCGCTTCGACCTCTACTACCCCGCTGACGCGCCTCCTCCCCACTTCCTCCTCCGTCCCTTACCCAAGAAACTCCAAGCTCCTCCCTCCTTTACTACTAATCCCATCTCTTCTCTTCCACCTCCTCGTCCTTTGAGCACCACCAACACTGCTGCTGCTAGTGCCAACACCAAAATTCCTACTGATGACTCTAACTACCGGTCACCTTCTCATGATCTTGGTCTTGCCGGAGGCCAAAGGCAACCTCTTGTAAGCCACCAAAGCCCCATCCTCAACTTCCAAAGCCTCCTCCAACCCTCACAACTCCAAGCAAAGTACACTCTTCCCGCCATAGCGGCAAGCTACAACGCAAAGCTGCACATCACACCCTCAGACGCGTACAAAGCACATGAGCTCGGCGGTCTTCCGCCAGGGCTTATCGGGTCCGAAGCATTGCATTCGAGCTGGACGGACGGCGGCGCTGATCTAGCGCACTTGAGGCCAACCGCCATCGATGACTACTTGGACTCACAACTACGAGTCGGTAGCGGTTGGAAGCCGAACTACTCGGCTTCGGGGCCCCCCTCGGAGTTTACCGGGGACAAGGTATCGGGGAGCGTCGTGGCAACGAGAGGCGAGGGCATGGTGGAGTCATGGATTCATTATTCTGATTAG